The genomic window GCCGAGCGCGTGCCGGGGCGCGTGATCGGGGACGGCACGCACACGGTGGGCGAGCTGGTGGAGGTCATCAATCAGGATCCGCGCCGCGGCATCGGGCACGAGAAGGTGCTCACCCGCCTCGAGCTCGACGCCCAGGCCGAGCGCTGCCTCGCGGACCGTGGCTACACCTCCGCGACGATTCCTCCGGCGGGCGAGATCGTGCCGCTCCGCCTCACCGGCAACCTGTCGACCGGCGGAACGGCGATCGACGTCACCGACTCGGTGCATCCCGACAACGTCGAGATGGCGGTCCGAGCGATCCGCGCCATCGGTCTCGACGTCGGCGGGGTCGACTTCATCGCTCCCGACATCACCCAGTCCTACAAGGACGCGGGCGGCGCGATCTGCGAGGTGAACGCCGCCCCCGGGTTCCGCATGCACGTGGCTCCCAGCGAGGGCACGCCGCGCGACGTGGCGGGTCCGGTGATGGACATGCTGTTCCCGCCCGGCACGCCGGCGCGGATCCCGATCGCCACCATCACGGGCACCAACGGCAAGACCACCACCGCGCGCATGGTGGCGCACGTGCTCAAGCTCGCCGGCCGGACGGTGGGGCTCACCACGACCGACGGTGTCTATATCAACGGCCAGCTCACCGTGAAGGGAGACATGACCGGACCGGTCGCGGCCCGCATGGTGCTTCGCGATCCGAGCGTGGACATGGCGGTGCTCGAGACCGCCCGCGGCGGCATCCTGCGCCGCGGCCTGGGCTACCGGAAGTGCATGGTCGGCGCGGTGCTCAACATCCAGAGCGATCATCTCGGCCTCAAGGGCATCGACACGCTGGATCAGCTCGCCGAGGTGAAGCGCGTCGTCATCGAAGTGGCGCAGGACACGGCGGTGCTGAACGCCGACGATCCTCGTTGTCTGCGCATGGCCGACCACACGCGGGCGAAGAACGTCTGCTATGTGACTCAGCAGATCCACTACCCGCTGGTGAAGGAGCACATCCGCGCCGGAGGCCGAGCCTGCGTGCTGGAGGAAGGCGTCAACGGGCACATGATCACGCTGTTCGACCGTGGTCTTCACCTGCCGGTGATGTGGACGCACGCCATCCCTTCGACGCTCGAGGGTCGCGCCCGTCACAACGTCCAGAATGCGATGTCTGCGGCGGCCATCGCCTACGCGATGGGCGCCAAGATCGAGGACATCCGCCAGGGGCTGCGCACGTTCGACACCACGTTCGAGCTGGCGCCGGGGCGCACCAATGTCTACGACCGCCATCCCTTCAAGGTCATCATGGACTACGGACACAACGCCGCGGCGATCCAGGCCATGTGCGACCTGTCCGACCGCATGGAGGTCCGTGGGCGGCGGATCTGCGTCCTCGCGGCCCCGGGAGACCGTCGCGACGAGGACATCGCCGGGATCGGGCGCGCCGCGGCCGGGCACTTCGACCTCTACATCTGCCGGCGCGACGACGGGCTGCGCGGCCGCAAAGCCGACGAGGTGCCGCGCCTGCTGCGCGCCGCCCTCATGGAAGAAGGCGTGTCCACTCAGCAGATCGAGATGATCCCGGACGAGCAGGAAGCGGTCGCCACGGCGCTTCGCCGGGCGCGGCTCGGCGATCTGGTGCTGATCTTCGCCGACGCGCTGACCAGGACCTGGGAGCAGGTGGTGCACTTCCATCCCGAGGAGCCGCAGGATGGTCACCCCCAGACACCCGCGGCCGTGGACA from Candidatus Eisenbacteria bacterium includes these protein-coding regions:
- the cphA gene encoding cyanophycin synthetase; amino-acid sequence: MKLLDSSVYLGPSIHAHFPVIRLTVDLGELEQWPSMRLGSSFVEGLLTALPGLKEHGCSYGEPGGFVRRLTEDEGTWLGHVLEHVAIELQNIAGAQVTFGKTRDAGKTGVYDIVYQYEQAEVGLEAAQLAMRLVSSLLPDSLRAEDSPPASFDFASARDEFIRFTQRRALGPSTAALVRAAEERDIPTIRLNTQSLVQFGHARYQRRIQATITSETRHIAVEIASDKEETNRILSTLGLPVPQQRLVWSEEEAATAAQKIGFPVVVKPYNGNHGRGVSLDLGDGARVRTAYRQAREISRAVIVESFVTGRDYRMLVVNGHLIAVAERVPGRVIGDGTHTVGELVEVINQDPRRGIGHEKVLTRLELDAQAERCLADRGYTSATIPPAGEIVPLRLTGNLSTGGTAIDVTDSVHPDNVEMAVRAIRAIGLDVGGVDFIAPDITQSYKDAGGAICEVNAAPGFRMHVAPSEGTPRDVAGPVMDMLFPPGTPARIPIATITGTNGKTTTARMVAHVLKLAGRTVGLTTTDGVYINGQLTVKGDMTGPVAARMVLRDPSVDMAVLETARGGILRRGLGYRKCMVGAVLNIQSDHLGLKGIDTLDQLAEVKRVVIEVAQDTAVLNADDPRCLRMADHTRAKNVCYVTQQIHYPLVKEHIRAGGRACVLEEGVNGHMITLFDRGLHLPVMWTHAIPSTLEGRARHNVQNAMSAAAIAYAMGAKIEDIRQGLRTFDTTFELAPGRTNVYDRHPFKVIMDYGHNAAAIQAMCDLSDRMEVRGRRICVLAAPGDRRDEDIAGIGRAAAGHFDLYICRRDDGLRGRKADEVPRLLRAALMEEGVSTQQIEMIPDEQEAVATALRRARLGDLVLIFADALTRTWEQVVHFHPEEPQDGHPQTPAAVDTSGADLDLEEGRLIRDERGVRFARETEVTD